A genome region from Crossiella equi includes the following:
- a CDS encoding toprim domain-containing protein — translation MAADPVLQRVLARVTVAAAANHCGRFDPPFRVRCPKCDRHLPAGWGARWSCVHCATGGDQIDYLTTTGLSFPQARSLLVTNGTSWSGWEKASLRAALPVPFVLARLGVTPEHGRIRCLNTGGHARGDVDPSCSLYRDAVHCFACGFHADVFGVWEQAHQVDFRTAWSELLGMAQGLEAPAVWPESCSDRTSRDGEQFAELYAEVLQCCEPLVDTAGATYLSGRGIDPAAAQQLGVRWMSNPALGRVQALLARRERAGEAGLLDEAGFYTLRRHRLHVPAQRDGAVVWLQARSTNPSVAKRYRWRSLTGIVPCPLGLPRLLASAPTEPVLVAEGPTDWLALACRGWTVIGVPGASGPATWWLRLLAGRHVVLCQDQDAAGEASAKLWRERLTSICPRVERLTLPPGTDWCDSLFLEPHAGPARLAALLAPPGDVG, via the coding sequence ATGGCGGCAGATCCAGTTCTCCAGCGTGTGCTGGCACGGGTGACCGTCGCCGCCGCGGCCAACCACTGCGGCAGGTTCGACCCGCCGTTCCGAGTGCGCTGCCCGAAGTGTGACCGGCACCTGCCCGCTGGGTGGGGCGCCCGTTGGTCGTGCGTGCACTGCGCGACCGGCGGTGACCAGATCGACTACCTGACCACCACTGGGCTGTCCTTCCCGCAGGCCCGCTCCTTGCTGGTGACGAACGGCACGAGCTGGTCCGGTTGGGAGAAGGCCTCCCTCCGGGCTGCCTTGCCCGTGCCGTTCGTCCTGGCCCGGCTGGGCGTCACGCCTGAGCACGGCCGGATCCGGTGCCTGAACACCGGTGGGCACGCACGGGGCGACGTCGATCCGTCCTGCTCGCTGTACCGGGACGCCGTGCACTGCTTCGCCTGCGGCTTCCACGCGGACGTCTTCGGCGTGTGGGAACAGGCTCACCAGGTCGACTTCCGCACCGCGTGGTCGGAACTCCTGGGCATGGCCCAGGGGCTCGAAGCACCTGCTGTCTGGCCGGAGTCGTGCTCGGACCGCACCTCGCGCGACGGCGAGCAGTTCGCCGAGCTCTACGCCGAGGTGCTTCAGTGCTGCGAGCCTCTCGTCGACACCGCAGGTGCCACGTACCTGTCCGGCAGAGGCATCGACCCGGCGGCTGCTCAGCAGCTCGGCGTCCGCTGGATGTCCAACCCGGCCCTCGGCCGCGTGCAGGCTTTGCTGGCTCGCCGGGAACGAGCCGGAGAGGCCGGACTGCTCGACGAGGCCGGGTTCTACACCCTGCGGCGACACCGCCTGCACGTCCCCGCCCAGCGGGACGGCGCGGTGGTGTGGTTGCAGGCCAGGTCCACCAATCCCTCGGTCGCGAAGCGGTACCGGTGGCGTTCGCTCACCGGCATCGTGCCGTGCCCGCTGGGCCTGCCCCGGCTACTGGCCTCCGCGCCAACGGAACCAGTGCTGGTGGCAGAAGGTCCAACCGACTGGCTGGCCTTGGCCTGCCGCGGTTGGACCGTGATCGGGGTGCCAGGGGCGTCCGGGCCGGCCACCTGGTGGCTGCGCCTGCTCGCCGGTCGGCACGTGGTCCTCTGCCAGGACCAGGACGCTGCCGGTGAGGCCAGCGCGAAGTTGTGGCGCGAGCGCTTGACGTCGATCTGCCCCCGCGTCGAGCGGCTGACGCTGCCGCCGGGAACCGACTGGTGCGACTCACTCTTCCTCGAGCCGCACGCGGGACCCGCACGACTGGCCGCGCTGCTCGCCCCGCCGGGAGACGTCGGCTGA
- a CDS encoding helix-turn-helix domain-containing protein produces the protein MTTSEPLDPDLPVGKRIQHFRTKAGMSREALAAQLGKTVRWLKAVESGQIRQPRLPDLVRFAATLGVRDLALLTGAVTGRLPVDAFLTRAHQALPAVQAALGDYALAGHQPPPDLRHLRERIAFAWKARHASPNHRTVLGELLPALLHDAQTAARGYDGPRRAEGQALLAETLVLSTFYLAYQPVASLVWRAKERAMAVAQDSGDTRVIAMAAWSLAHAHRDTGDWDSAHHVTEDALRMLRSRLPGGPAELLGLYGALQFEAAYTAARSGCSGEALHNLDEAERTARRLPAGYHQVMSSFSPSLMVANAVTVHVELRQGGEALRCATAGDFTAIPSIPRRSRHLIEVARAHHLRNDLAASLDCVEAAVATAPETARFNGFARQIVLDGTEASGEVRRRAQRLVEVAGLVA, from the coding sequence GTGACGACCTCCGAACCACTGGATCCCGATCTGCCCGTGGGCAAGCGGATCCAGCACTTCCGCACGAAGGCGGGCATGAGCCGGGAGGCGCTGGCCGCCCAGCTCGGCAAGACCGTCCGCTGGCTGAAGGCCGTCGAGAGCGGGCAGATCCGGCAGCCCAGGTTGCCCGACCTGGTCCGCTTCGCCGCGACCCTGGGCGTACGCGACCTCGCCCTGCTCACCGGCGCGGTCACCGGCCGCCTCCCGGTGGACGCCTTCCTCACCCGGGCACACCAGGCGTTGCCCGCGGTGCAGGCCGCCCTGGGCGACTACGCGCTCGCTGGCCATCAGCCACCGCCCGACCTGCGCCACCTCCGAGAGCGGATCGCGTTCGCGTGGAAGGCCCGGCACGCTTCGCCGAACCACCGCACCGTCCTGGGCGAGCTGCTCCCCGCCCTGCTGCACGACGCGCAGACGGCAGCCCGCGGCTACGACGGTCCCCGGCGCGCCGAAGGGCAGGCCCTGCTCGCGGAAACACTGGTGCTGTCGACCTTCTACCTCGCCTACCAGCCCGTCGCCTCCCTGGTGTGGCGGGCGAAGGAACGGGCGATGGCTGTCGCCCAGGACTCGGGTGACACCAGGGTGATCGCGATGGCCGCCTGGTCGCTCGCCCACGCCCACCGGGACACGGGGGACTGGGACAGCGCCCACCACGTCACCGAGGACGCGCTGCGGATGCTGCGCAGCCGGTTGCCGGGCGGGCCCGCGGAGTTGCTCGGCCTGTACGGCGCGCTCCAGTTCGAGGCGGCCTACACGGCGGCCAGGAGCGGCTGTTCAGGCGAGGCCCTGCACAACCTCGACGAGGCGGAGCGCACCGCACGCCGGCTTCCGGCCGGGTACCACCAGGTGATGAGCTCCTTCTCGCCGTCGCTCATGGTGGCGAACGCGGTTACCGTGCACGTCGAGCTGCGGCAAGGCGGAGAGGCCCTCCGCTGCGCTACCGCCGGTGACTTCACCGCCATCCCGTCCATCCCTCGGCGCAGTCGGCACTTGATCGAGGTCGCCCGCGCGCACCACCTGCGCAACGACCTGGCGGCCTCGCTCGACTGCGTGGAGGCGGCCGTCGCGACCGCGCCGGAGACAGCTCGGTTCAACGGCTTCGCGCGCCAGATCGTGCTCGACGGCACCGAGGCGTCCGGCGAGGTCCGTCGGCGTGCCCAGCGGCTTGTGGAGGTGGCGGGGCTGGTCGCCTGA